One segment of Rhodopirellula baltica SH 1 DNA contains the following:
- a CDS encoding alkyl/aryl-sulfatase — protein MKNLIATLCLLVTAAGVASGQTQVEPDTALRMLNAQQQQFEKGVVKVADNVYTAVGFHGANTSMIVGTDGVIIVDTLFGPTSAAKAAEAFRQYSDQPVKAIIYTHSHGDHIGGASAFVGDEKPDIYGTETFGSAEGVNKAVDPVKQKRNIRQFGRNLSSSEIINRGVAPAGTDDGDRGKGFLPPTVTVPSSGLKTTIAGVEIEFHIGPGETDDAMFIWLPKEKVLLAGDNFYSSFPNLYAIRGTAYRDVLNWSESVGKMAALKPHVVVPGHTMPIQGQEAATTALTDYSEAIRSVYDQTVRGINAGKGPDQLAHEVKLPEHLKDKPYLIEFYGSVPHAVRAIYAGLLGWYDGNPTTLNPLEPKVKAQKIAKLAGGINKLTEQMNAALANQDYQWALELSEHLKWLDDGDRKLARTVKIEALRELAAREYNAPNRNYYLSYANELESGQLSELWF, from the coding sequence ATGAAAAATCTTATCGCTACTCTCTGCCTCTTGGTAACGGCTGCTGGCGTTGCCAGCGGACAAACGCAGGTCGAGCCCGACACGGCACTTCGGATGCTCAATGCTCAGCAGCAACAGTTCGAGAAGGGAGTTGTCAAAGTTGCGGACAACGTTTACACCGCGGTTGGGTTTCACGGAGCGAACACCTCAATGATCGTCGGAACGGACGGCGTGATTATCGTCGATACTCTTTTCGGTCCAACCAGTGCAGCCAAAGCGGCTGAGGCTTTTCGGCAATACAGCGACCAGCCGGTCAAGGCGATCATCTACACTCACAGCCATGGCGATCACATTGGTGGAGCCAGTGCCTTTGTCGGCGATGAGAAACCGGACATCTATGGCACGGAGACCTTTGGTTCGGCCGAGGGCGTCAACAAAGCGGTTGATCCGGTAAAGCAGAAGCGAAATATTCGCCAGTTCGGACGGAATCTCTCGTCGTCGGAGATTATCAACCGCGGTGTTGCACCGGCGGGTACAGACGATGGCGATCGCGGCAAAGGATTCCTTCCACCGACCGTCACCGTTCCCAGCAGCGGACTCAAAACGACGATCGCGGGTGTCGAAATCGAATTCCACATCGGCCCAGGGGAAACCGACGACGCGATGTTTATCTGGCTCCCGAAGGAGAAGGTGTTGCTGGCGGGCGACAATTTTTACAGCTCCTTTCCCAACCTGTATGCAATCCGGGGCACGGCCTATCGCGACGTGCTGAATTGGTCCGAAAGCGTCGGGAAGATGGCCGCGTTGAAACCACACGTTGTCGTTCCTGGCCACACGATGCCCATCCAAGGACAGGAAGCGGCTACGACGGCACTTACGGACTACAGCGAAGCGATTCGCAGTGTGTACGACCAAACGGTGCGAGGCATCAACGCCGGCAAAGGTCCCGACCAACTCGCTCACGAAGTCAAGTTGCCAGAGCATTTGAAAGACAAACCGTACCTCATCGAGTTCTATGGATCGGTTCCTCATGCAGTGCGAGCGATCTATGCGGGGCTGCTTGGATGGTACGACGGCAATCCGACGACGTTGAATCCGTTGGAACCCAAGGTCAAGGCGCAAAAGATTGCCAAGCTGGCGGGTGGCATAAATAAGCTAACCGAACAGATGAACGCCGCACTGGCGAATCAAGATTACCAATGGGCACTTGAGCTTTCGGAACATTTGAAATGGCTGGATGATGGAGATCGAAAGCTGGCCCGCACGGTGAAAATCGAGGCGCTGCGAGAATTGGCGGCACGCGAGTACAACGCGCCTAACCGAAACTACTATTTGAGCTATGCCAACGAGCTTGAATCCGGACAGTTGAGCGAGTTGTGGTTTTAG